One segment of Daphnia magna isolate NIES linkage group LG2, ASM2063170v1.1, whole genome shotgun sequence DNA contains the following:
- the LOC116917391 gene encoding keratin-associated protein 5-9, translating into MKLFILIAVCGLSSGILLVEAKLSSFRELKTSKVTDSCIGRCGQSGTDPTQPCQCNPSCQTTGDCCTDFLSTCSSCASWGRCTEGNNPDWPCQCTEECVNSDNCCPDYAYLCGGVGPTGTTTIGTTTTGSSGGIDSCVGRCGISGTDSTKPCQCNPSCQTYNDCCADFLPTCNTCEGRCTAGYDSKWPCQCNSQCTSYGNCCPDYSALCFAGLIH; encoded by the exons ATGAAGCTTTTTATTCTTATCGCCGTCTGTGGTTTGTCAAGTGGCATACTGTTGGTTGAGGCCAAACTCAGTAGCTTCCGTGAAC TTAAGACCAGCAAGGTAACTGATTCGTGCATCGGCCGCTGTGGCCAGTCAGGAACGGATCCCACTCAGCCATGCCAGTGCAATCCTTCTTGTCAAACGACTG GAGACTGCTGTACCGATTTTCTGTCAACTTGCAGTAGTTGTGCTTCATGGGGACGGTGTACTGAAGGAAACAATCCCGATTGGCCGTGTCAGTGTACCGAAGAATGCGTAAACAGTGACAATTGCTGCCCCGACTACGCTTATCTCTGCGGTGGAGTTGGTCCAACAG GTACAACCACAATAGGAACCACTACAACGGGTTCGTCCGGCGGAATCGATTCTTGCGTCGGCAGATGTGGCATTTCTGGAACTGATTCAACTAAGCCATGCCAATGTAATCCTTCCTGCCAGACATACAATGATTGTTGCGCTGATTTCCTTCCGACCTGTAATACTTGCGAAGGACGTTGTACTGCTGGTTATGATAGCAAGTGGCCTTGCCAGTGCAACAGCCAGTGCACATCTTACGGAAATTGCTGTCCAGACTATTCAGCGCTTTGCTTTGCGGGTTTAATCCATTAA
- the LOC116917393 gene encoding proteoglycan 4, which produces MNFWTVLAVCGLMSSALLVEAKSKTFRELITNKAVGSCVGRCGQSGTDSTKPCQCNLSCQTYGDCCDDFLATCNTCNGRCSTSYNNKWPCQCNVECPSYDNCCADYDALCLGVTTTVKTTPTTTTTTVATTTPESFTCPNDLFGRYPNPNDCHSYYECLAGQEYLMNCPPGLYYNPDLQVCDYLDNVPSCQ; this is translated from the exons ATGAATTTCTGGACCGTTCTCGCCGTTTGCGGATTGATGAGTAGCGCCTTGTTAGTGGAGGCCAAATCAAAAACCTTCCGCGAAC TCATAACGAACAAAGCAGTCGGTTCTTGCGTGGGTCGATGTGGCCAGTCCGGAACCGACTCAACTAAGCCGTGCCAATGTAACCTGTCATGCCAAACATACGGGGACTGTTGTGATGACTTCCTTGCTACATGTAACACTTGCAATGGACGCTGCTCTACATCCTACAATAACAAGTGGCCTTGTCAATGCAATGTCGAATGCCCATCCTACGACAATTGCTGCGCAGATTATGATGCTTTATGCCTAGGAG TTACAACAACTGTGAAAACCACTCCTACAACAACCACCACTACAGTTGCAACGACCACACCAGAAAGCTTCACTTGCCCCAACGATCTGTTCGGCAGATATCCTAACCCAAACGACTGCCACTCGTACTACGAATGCCTTGCTGGGCAGGAATATCTCATG AATTGTCCACCTGGCCTCTACTACAATCCGGATTTACAAGTCTGCGATTACCTTGATAATGTTCCTTCGTGTCAATAA